The genomic segment gaaccaattttattatatttatcttactaaatttatctactccaaaattgaattctgaaatgacTTATCTTTTTAGcaccatatatgagttgaatcattccaagatgtaatgttcgtttaaatttatatttattcgTTGTTATGAACTACCTACATATAGAAACAACGAGAACAACAAATATTAAGTTTGAAATATGTGCCTCGTgattgagaagtaaaaaatattattcttataTTTGTACCAATTTTtgattattacgtattactaatgtgataattttcttctatattacaaagttcatgcatacatgatagtataaaatgtctcgtaatggaaatgattaaagcaattctaaaaaaaataaacatcttattagaagatgcattataaaaattattgacattgttttggaatacacatagtaaatgttaataaaataacttttctgatttatacataatttacttatgattacatgtttcatttttcttgCGAAATAATAGGTGGTtatgtatattatgaagatattttgtaaataaaatcacaacctatttggataaagatattgatgaaacaattatcGTTATCATTTAAATGTGCCAAACACGTGtaatgtcacaaaattgtttgtgaatgtagatttagacgaaattactgaattttttaaaaattatttcacattaattttattgaatatgatttaaaaatattttttatcacatgttaaaaaaataaaaatatactgcttcttgaaaattaaagaattaaatatgtgtTAAGATTGGTGGCCAacatcaatacactaaacacgATAAGCATCATGTCATTGTCTTAGGCTATCACAATCTAAACTTTTGTTATATAATAGTgattattaacaaaaaaaattaatcgacatgTGTTGTATTTAataaagttttttaaaattagcgaaaaatagtttttatttttattttttataattataatttttttttcaatttaaatatctatttgcttttcaataatttttaataatatcatcccgtgcatcgcacgggttaaatagtagtaattatataattattaacaTCATTATCgaattatcattattttttattattatgaaaATGCTATCTTCGTTACATTCTCATTCTTATTTACAGATTTTCGGGATTTAGTCTTGTGTAGAGAGAATAgtggatttttttaaaaaataggatttaattttaaaaaatttacgagaattttaattaaaataattttgtagtaatattttaattacaataGTCGACAATGGCTCTGTATGGAATCACCTTTCAATTTTAACACAAATTCTCAAGTAAATGGGACAAGATATTTCGTTCGGAAAATGCAGCATGAACCACAAGAACTCCAAGACAAACCAAAGTTAAGACAACCTCGTGTACTACATTTCTTGCCACAGCAAATAGCCATTCTCAATGGCTGCTATACCAAATCCTATCTTACAAGCAACAACTCTTCTATCACCAAACAGATTGCCACAATTCTCAATGCAAACACCGCCAATACCTTCCCTTGTTATTCATCATCCCCAATAATTCATTCCCGAAAATTTTTACGATTTTCATTAAATTCGTATCGAATCACCACTCGCGGTGGATTCATTCAAGAAAAAGAGGACGACGAAGAAGAAATAGGAAGTTTCGATGATGCAGTTTCGCTATTCAATAAAAGGGATTACTACAAATGCCACGATGTTCTCGAAGGTTTGTGGAATAATTCCCAAGAGCCCACACGAACTCTTGTTCATGGCATTCTACAATGTGCAGTGGGCTTTCATCACCTCTTCAACCAGGTCGATGTCTTTCTCCGATTTCTTGTGTATTGAGTCATCTTTTGGGAACATGATCTTTGTCTAGTATTCTCGCCCTTTTCATTGCCAATAATTTGACTTGTTTATGCGCCTCTCCCTTTTGTCTGGTGTAAATGAAGCTTTTCCTCTTGTAAGTGAATGCCAATTTTCGATCATTCATCAGTTCATCGGCAAGATTGTTGAGTCCATTATTTCCATTGAGACTTACATGCAAATTCAACTCAAACAGCTTTAAACATAAAGATTTTCACAAAACCAATTAGTAAGCAGACCAGAATCTTTCAGTATAAAGAACAGAATATAATTTTCTGGCTAACATTACGATTTGTAACGATTATAACTAATAGAAAGTGTTGATTTTTTTAAGACGTGCCTTTCTTGGACAGAACCACAAAGGGGCAATGATGGAGCTCGGAGAAGGGTTATGCAAATTGCGAAAAATGAACTTTGATACCGGACCATTTCACCAATTTGAGAAAGAGATTTCAGCAGTCTTGGAATTCATATATCATACTCAGTTAGAGAAGGCTGCATGTATGTCTTCTCAACCCTTATTTTCACGCTACCATCTTCCACCCTTGCTGAAGCCTGAATCCtttattttttcctttttatgtGTAGACAGATGTGTTTTAGTACACTTAAATACACAAGTCACCAGATAAATTTTTTGCAGGCACAGAGGAATTTTGTGAAACGATGGATCAATCCGAGAGATCATACCAACTTTTGGGCGGATATGCAGCTGGAGAGCGTCTCTATTATCTTGAACTCGACAAAAACTGGAATGCTTACATTGTTTTCTCTCCAGAGAAGTATCGTGGCTTGCTGGGTGAACCGCCTATGATAAAGATTCCAATCCTGGAGGCATCTTTAAAACATATAATGGAATTGGAATATACATAGTTGTTTATTTCAAAGTTATAATGTTCTCTATAAGCCACAATGGTGGAAGAAGTATTAAACATAGTATAGATCAAAAGGCAACATCCAATTTGTTATTGTAGACAAGGAGAAGCTGTTTTCAAGTAAGTCTGCCATTGATCTTGAATATATCATTTAAAAGAAGCTGTTACTTGACTTCGAAcatgataaaaattaaaatattgacTTAGCAAAACCGTAAAATCATGTTAATCTATCATTCGAGGTCATTCATCATttgcaaaataaaaattatacataTTTTCGTGACTGTAAATATAAAATAGGATGATATCAGAAGTCCGACTCACATAAACTTTTTAAATACCAAAACAATAagattatatttataaaaaaaattaggcaATGAAAATGGCGGGAAAACATTGAAAAAGGCGCGGAAATTCCTTGAAGTCCTCCATTCAATACCTCCATAACAAATACTTTCAACTCTATTTCTCAATTTCACACGCGCCACCGCAGGAACCACAGAATGATGTTCGGGAGCAGCCAAAACGATGCATCAGCCATCACCGGCGGCTTCATCTCTTCTCAAAC from the Primulina eburnea isolate SZY01 chromosome 3, ASM2296580v1, whole genome shotgun sequence genome contains:
- the LOC140825371 gene encoding uncharacterized protein, with the protein product MQHEPQELQDKPKLRQPRVLHFLPQQIAILNGCYTKSYLTSNNSSITKQIATILNANTANTFPCYSSSPIIHSRKFLRFSLNSYRITTRGGFIQEKEDDEEEIGSFDDAVSLFNKRDYYKCHDVLEGLWNNSQEPTRTLVHGILQCAVGFHHLFNQNHKGAMMELGEGLCKLRKMNFDTGPFHQFEKEISAVLEFIYHTQLEKAACTEEFCETMDQSERSYQLLGGYAAGERLYYLELDKNWNAYIVFSPEKYRGLLGEPPMIKIPILEASLKHIMELEYT